A single Nasonia vitripennis strain AsymCx chromosome 1 unlocalized genomic scaffold, Nvit_psr_1.1 chr1_random0015, whole genome shotgun sequence DNA region contains:
- the LOC100114600 gene encoding protein transport protein Sec61 subunit alpha codes for MGIKFLEVIKPFCSILPEIGKPQRKIQFREKVLWTAITLFIFLVCCQIPLFGIMSSDSADPFYWIRVILASNRGTLMELGISPIVTSGLIMQLLAGAKIIEVGDTAKDRALFNGAQKLFGMIITVGQAIVYVMTGMYGDPAEIGAGVCLLIIIQLFVAGLIVLLLDELLQKGYGLGSGISLFIATNICETIVWKAFSPATVNTGRGTEFEGAVIALFHLLATRQDKVRALREAFYRQNLPNLMNLLATILVFAIVIYFQGFRVDLPIKSARYRGQQSSYPIKLFYTSNIPIILQSALVSNLYVISQMLAVKFHGNIIVNLLGVWSDVGGGGPARSYPVGGLCYYLSPPESVGHIVQDPVHAFLYILFMLGSCAFFSKSWIEISGSSAKDVAKQLKDSQMVMQGHREKSLIHELNRYIPTAAAFGGLCIGALSVLADFLGAIGSGTGILLAVTIIYQYFEIFVKEQNEMGGMGTLLF; via the exons ACAGCTATAACGCTATTCATCTTCCTAGTTTGCTGCCAG ATTCCACTATTTGGAATCATGTCATCAGATAGTGCAGATCCCTTCTACTGGATTCGTGTCATTTTGGCTTCCAATCGGGGAACCCTAATGGAGTTGGGTATTTCTCCAATCGTCACATCTGGTCTTATTATGCAGCTTTTGGCCGGCGCCAAGATTATTGAAGTTGGCGATACAGCTAAAGATAGGGCTCTGTTTAATGGAGCTCAAAAAT TATTTGGTATGATCATCACTGTTGGGCAAGCCATTGTCTATGTCATGACTGGAATGTATGGCGATCCTGCTGAAATCGGTGCTGGAGTTTGTCTCTTAATTATCATCCAGCTGTTTGTTGCTGGACTGATCGTCTTGCTGTTGGACGAGCTACTCCAGAAGGGATACGGTTTGGGAAGCGGTATCTCGCTCTTCATTGCTACCAACATCTGCGAAACCATTGTCTGGAAAGCATTCTCTCCAGCGACTGTCAATACCGGACGTGGTACTGAATTCGAAGGTGCTGTTATTGCTCTGTTCCATCTCTTAGCTACCAGACAAGACAAGGTCCGTGCGCTTCGAGAGGCTTTCTACAGGCAGAACCTTCCCAACTTGATGAATTTATTGGCCACCATTCTGGTCTTTGCCATAGTCATATACTTCCAG GGCTTCCGAGTGGATCTTCCAATCAAATCTGCCAGATACCGTGGACAGCAGAGCAGTTACCCTATAAAACTGTTTTACACCAGCAATATTCCAATCATTTTACAATCTGCATTGGTTTCGAACCTGTATGTCATTTCTCAAATGCTGGCTGTAAAATTCCATGGCAACATCATCGTCAACTTACTGGGTGTATGGTCTGATGTTGGGGGTGGGGGTCCTGCTCGGTCTTACCCAGTAGGTGGACTTTGCTATTACCTTTCCCCCCCAGAATCTGTGGGACACATTGTGCAAGATCCTGTCCATGCCTTCCTTTACATTCTATTCATGTTGGGATCTTGCGCCTTCTTCTCCAAGAGTTGGATTGAAATCTCTGGAAGTTCTGCTAAAGAT GTtgctaaacaattaaaagattCTCAGATGGTGATGCAAGGTCACAGAGAAAAGTCATTGATTCATGAACTGAATCGCTACATCCCTACTGCAGCAGCATTTGGAGGTCTCTGTATTGGTGCTCTTTCGGTTTTAGCTGATTTTCTTGGAGCAATTGGTTCAGGAACTGGAATCTTACTTGCTGTGACGATCATATATCAATACTTTGAAATCTTTGTTAAGGAGCAAAATGAAATGGGTGGAATGGGTACATTGCttttctaa